The Manis javanica isolate MJ-LG chromosome 14, MJ_LKY, whole genome shotgun sequence genomic interval CCCTCACAGTCCTCCAGGAAGCTCAGCCCCACAGAACCCAAAAACTATGGCTCGTACAGCACCCAGGTAAGGGGGATGGAAGTTGGGATTGGGGAGCAGGGCAACCCCAGTGCCCAGGACTCATGACTGCCCTCTGCCCATACTGTTCAGGCTTCAGCTGCAGCAGCCACGGCTGAGCTGCTAAAAAAGCAGGAGGAGCTCAACCGGAAGGCAGAGGAGTTGGACCGGAGAGAGCGAGAGCTGCAGCATGCTGCCCTAGGGggcacagctagtaagtgggtCCTTGGTAGGGTTGGGGCAGACATCTACAGTTGTGAAGGAGCAGAGAGAACCTAAGAGCATGGGCTCTGAAGCCAGATTGCTGAGTTTGAATTTGGGCACCATGGCTTACTAACCAGAGGCTGTTAGACAAATAACTTAATCTTgagcacctcagtttccttacttgtAAAGTGAGAATGTTTGTACCTGCTTGACAGGATTGTTGTAAGGGTTAAACAAGGTCATCTATACAGAGTTCTTGGTAGTGCTCAAAAGTTGTAAATAATAACTCTCACTAACTGTTAATATTATTGATGCCACTGTCCCTTGTCTCCTTGGACCTCAGCTTGAACCTAGAGGACCTGGGGGTGGATGGAAGGGGTAGTAATTCCATTGTTGGCCTCTGTCTCACTGCTGGTATcatcctgctctctctctctgccctacAGCTCGGCAGAACAATTGGCCCCCTCTACCTTCTTTTTGCCCAGTTCAGCCCTGCTTTTTCCAGGATATCTCCATGGAGATCCCCCAAGAATTTCAGAAGACAGTATCCACCATGTTCTACCTCTGGATGTGTGAGTAGTGGGAAGCCTTTTTGGAGGAAGAGTACAGATACTAACTTACACGTCTTTCTTGCCCTGGGGCCCACTCACCTAAAGCTACACATTTCACTGCTCCTTAACATTTGAGTTTAAGGCTGATTTCTCCAGGGATCATCCTGGGTTACTTCTTAGACAGTATTCTCCAGCCTTCTAGCAGATACAagttctttccctcttcctctttccctttccctttcctcatGCATGAATGTATTGAGTCCTTTAAATGTCTTTGCCAAGGGGATCATGCGTGATTGGGATTTGCTCGTTCTGTCTCCACTGTTAAGGTTCTGTGAAGACAAAAGCTGCCTTCCTTTCCTTATTCTGCCacttctgggggtggggaggagactcTTCTATGGAAAGGGCTTTTATTGCCAGCCAGAAGGGGACCCATCATCCTGTTCCTGCATCCCTTAGGCAGCTCTCTGGCTCTTCTCCTGAATTTCCTCGCCTGCCTGGCCAGCTTCTGTGTGGAGACTAGCAATGGCTCAGGCTTTGGGCTCTCCATCCTCTGGATTCTTCTTTTCACTCCCTGCTCCTTTGTCTGCTGGTATCGCCCCATGTATAAGGCTTTCCGGTAAGTTGTGGGTTGTGGGTAATATGGGACCTAGGATGGGCCCCACATCTGTTCCTCCTGCCCTAATTCTTCTCCCacctttcccatttttttcccttgcagGAGCGACAGTTCATTCAATTTCTTCGtgttcttcttcattttctttgcccaGGATGTACTCTTTGTCCTCCAGGCCATTGGCATCCCAGGTTGGGGGTTCAGGTCCGTGAGGCTGCCATCCACCCTCACCCCTTCCTCCTACTCCTCTAGACCAAGTCAGCACTGGGTACTGGGGAAGGAGTTGTTCAAAAAAAGGATATCCTTGGGAGGTGTTAGTTTGACAAGAAAGACAGGACAGACAGAACTTATGACAGTTTAGAACAGAGAGAGCCCACATAGAACTTGAGACAGGCATAGGTTGAAAAGAAGACAACTGCATGTGGTCAAtctgagaaggcttcctggaggaggcataTGTAACTGGTTGAAAGGGGGCAGAATTCTCAATGGAAAGGTCCGTTTGGAGTGAGGATGTCTGGAAGAGCTTGGAGAGTTAGGAGCAAATGGTTTAGAAGCTGGATGAAACTATGAGAAGAGTGGATGTTGTTTGGGATTATGGTTTGTGGAGAGCTGTCAGACTGGGGAACGACCCCTGACGTGGGGATAGAGCATGTTTCCAACAGTGTGACATAACCAGTCAGGCTGGGAGGACAGAGATTCAGATGTGAGCAGCCCCTCTTCACTTGCcacatattttcctttccttacaGTGGCTGGATCTCCACTCTGGTGGTGCTAAAGGTCAACACAGCTGTAGCTGTGCTCATGCTGCTGGTTGCCCTGTTCTTCACTGGCATCGCTGTGCTGGGAATTGTGATGCTAAAGCGGGTGAGGGGCTGTGTTAAAGATGGGGCCAGGAGAGTGAGATCATGTGTCCCTGGGGGCCTGGGTGGAACATGCAGGAGAAACTAGGGAGGGCGGGTTCTCAGCTAATGGACCTCTGGCGGGGGTGTTtttggggtgtatgtgtgtgtgtatagcgcCAAGAGGGAACAGAGAAGAGCTAGAGCAGCATGCTGgtcatggtggtgatggtgttggGTTGGAGTTAGGTAGCAGTGGCCAGAAAGTACTGTAATGTCTTTACCTTCTACTTGCAGATCCACTCCTTGTACCGCCGCACAGGTGCCAGTTTTCAGAAGGCCCAGCAAGAATTTGCTGCTGGTGTCTTCTCCAACCCTGCAGTGCGAACCGCAGCTGCTAATGCAGCCGCTGGGGCTGCTGAAAATGCCTTCCGGGCCCCATGAACCCCAACTGGGATGCCCTGTCCCTGTCACTTGAGGGAACTAACTTAGCCCCCATCCCTGAGCTCCTTGGGACTTGGTGAGACATCACTACTTGATGTTTCCTCTATAGTGCCCCCAGTCCCACAGCTGATTGCTGAAATTGACTTGGGGGTACAGAGAGCCCAGTGTGACCTGtcactgcctcccacccccaacccctatCAGGCCACACTACTGCCACCTCTTACACACCCCAACCCAGCTTCCCCCTGCTGTGCCAAGGCTGTTACTTCGGTTATTTAAATAAAGTGGAACTGGAACTCACATCCCCGTGTCTGGAATTTTTACTGGGAACTAGGCCTTACGGAAGAGAAAGCGTGGAGGGGACTGGAGTGCAAGTAGAAAGAACTCCAGAAGGAAAGTCGGCCCTGGCTTTAGTGTTAACTGAGCTGTCGAGGGCTGGGCAGCAGATCGCGAAGGCTGgtgcaggaagagggagggaagtcCACAGCTGGGCGTCACGGAGCCGCCAGGGAATCCAGCTGCCCACCTCTCCATTACTGACGCTGGAAGAGCCGCTGCCTCTGCTGGGAATGCAGCAGACCCAGAGGCCTGAGAGGCTGGGTGAGGTCCAAATGGGCGCCGAAAGGATGGTTTAGCCCGGCTCTGgtctggggagaggcaggggctggagagagCTCACCAGACCCGCACCGAGCGCCCAGTAGCCAGGCAGCCGGCTCCTGCCATCCCCTCCCACACGTTCCTAGCCCGGACTACAACTCCCGGGGTGCACCGCGCTGGCCGTCGCCGCCACGCCCCTCCTCCCGCACCATCCCCATCCACCTCCTCCAGTCCAGGACCTGCTGCAGCCCAAGCTTGGGGTGCCGAGCGTGGTGGGGAGAGGAGCGGGGCGGGCGACCCAGAAGACGGCGGCGCCGCGGCCTCTCCCCACCAGGCGGCCTCGGATCCCACTGGACACTGAGGGCACGGCGACCGCGCCTCTAGAGTCGCCCCACGCCgacccctcccctcttctctagACTTCTTTCCCATCCTTCTCGCCTttaccctccccaccctccctagGGTTCCGGACCGCCGCCGTCTCCTCACTCCCAGACCGTCCCTTCTCGGCTCCCCTCTTGCCTAGGGAGATGAGATGAGCCGGTGCCCCCGTGTCCTCCTCGCCGTCCCCGGCACGGTGCCCGTACAGTGCCCGTGGTGGGGAGGGAGCACTCCACGGCCCCTCCGTGACGCCCCTCCCGCGGGCCTCCACCCAACTGGAGTCCCTGGGCCATGTCCCAGGGGACCCAGCCAGGGGCTGGGCTCTAGAgctgggtgggtggagaggaggaaaGACGGGGCCTTGGGCGCCTCTGAGATGCTCCCAAGCACCAGTGGGGGTCGAACAAGGTTCAGGCAACCGGGCGGCAGGCATGATGCCCTCGCCTAGTGACTCCAGCCGCTCGCTGACCAGCCGGCCCAGCACCAGGGGCCTTACCCACCTCCGCCTCCACCGACCCTGGCTGCAGGCCCTGCTCACGCTGGGGCTGGCCCAGGTGCTCCTGGGCATCCTGGTGGTCACTTTCAGCATGGTGGCCTCCTCCGTCACTACCACCGAGAGCATCAAGAGGTCCTGCCCTTCTTGGGCTGGATTCTCGGTGAGTTGGGTGTACAGCCCTTGGGTCGGGGAGGCTCCTCGGGCCCCACCCCTCCACACAAGCGGCCAGTCCAAATCCTGGCCTCTCCTCCCTGTTCTGGACCTCTCCTTCCTTACAAGGCTGGGAGGGTACACCCTGTGATGAGGGGTGCCTCCCTTGCCAGGCTGAACCTGTGCCCACCCGCTCTGTCCCCAGCTGGCGTTCTCCGGGGTGGTTGGCATTGTGTCCTGGAAGCGGCCATTCACTCTGGTGGTAGGTGCCAGGGTCTGTTGCCCACTGGGAGGCAGGTGCCCAGCACCTAAGGGATGCCCATGTATGCCCTGGAGAAGGGAATTGGCTCTCCAGTTCATGCCAGCCAAGCATGAATGTGTGAAGCAGGGTGGCTCTATCTGTGCTAGAAGAGTACTCCTGAGAGTCCCGCCCTGAGTCTGCACCCTGTTTCCCCAGATCTCCTTCTTCTCCTTGCTCTCGGTGCTCTGTGTCATGCTCAGCATGGCTGGCTCCGTTCTCTCCTGTAAGAATGCTCAGCTGGCCCGAGACTTCCGAGACTGCTCTATGGTGAGATCTGAGGAGGGAGATCAGGAAAAAACGGTGGGAGAGGTGTGCAGGACACCTGGGTTTGTCCTGACTCAGGCtgcctcaccctccccactcccactcaggAAGGAAAGGTCTGTGTGTGCTGCCCCCCTGTTCCCCTACTCCGGCCCTGTCCAGAGTCAGGGCAGGAACTGAAAGTGGCCCCTAACTCCACCTGTGATGAAGCCCGAGGGGCCCTCAAGGTGAGCATGCACCCCCACCTCcgccattccttcctccctgacCATCCTCCTGGTTCTCACCTTGCCTCCCCTCCTGGGGTCCTCACAGGCCAGAAACATGTGAGATTTACTCCTCCCTAGGCCCCTCTCacatcctctttctcttcccccagAACCTACTCTTCAGCGTCTGTGGGCTCACCATTTGTGCTGCCATAATCTGTACCCTCTCAGCTATTGTTTGCTGCATCCAAATCTTTTCACTGGACCTCGTGCACACGGTGAGGGGGAGCCGGGGTCAATGCCAAGCACGTATATGATGGGGGGCAAGGGTGTGTGGGCTGGCACTGGGCTTGAGGGGACAGTGGCTACAGCGCTGGCTTCTGAGCACCAGGGATTGTGGGCCACCTACTAGGCAAGTCTGTTGTATGGATGTTCAGGGAGTCCAAGAGAGGGTGAGGAGAGGAATGACAGGATAAGAGAAGTACGTGATGCCAGCCTGGGAGAGGGGCATTAGAGAGGGACTATAGGTTGGGCGGAGTCAGGAAGTTCTTGGATGGGGATGCGGATAAAGGATTGATGTtctggtggggagagagaataGGTGGCAATTCTGGGTGTAGACAGGGCcataaagaaaaggaatttctAGGTGGGCAAGGCTGGCACTGGAGATCTTGGGTAGGGTTAGAGGAGGAGCTGGTTCTGGCTGAGGGAGCGGCCAGAACTGAGCTTCTCAGAGGAGGCAGGACCAGAAAAATGTAGGTGAGAGAGGAGTGTGGGAGCCAAGGGGCTGAATTCCCAGAAC includes:
- the SCAMP3 gene encoding secretory carrier-associated membrane protein 3 isoform X1, yielding MAQNRDGGNPFAEPGELDNPFQDPAVIQHRPSPQYATLDVYNPFEAREPPPSYEPPAPAPLPPPVAPSQSSRKLSPTEPKNYGSYSTQASAAAATAELLKKQEELNRKAEELDRRERELQHAALGGTATRQNNWPPLPSFCPVQPCFFQDISMEIPQEFQKTVSTMFYLWMCSSLALLLNFLACLASFCVETSNGSGFGLSILWILLFTPCSFVCWYRPMYKAFRSDSSFNFFVFFFIFFAQDVLFVLQAIGIPGWGFSGWISTLVVLKVNTAVAVLMLLVALFFTGIAVLGIVMLKRIHSLYRRTGASFQKAQQEFAAGVFSNPAVRTAAANAAAGAAENAFRAP
- the SCAMP3 gene encoding secretory carrier-associated membrane protein 3 isoform X2; its protein translation is MAQNRDGGNPFAEPGELDNPFQPPPSYEPPAPAPLPPPVAPSQSSRKLSPTEPKNYGSYSTQASAAAATAELLKKQEELNRKAEELDRRERELQHAALGGTATRQNNWPPLPSFCPVQPCFFQDISMEIPQEFQKTVSTMFYLWMCSSLALLLNFLACLASFCVETSNGSGFGLSILWILLFTPCSFVCWYRPMYKAFRSDSSFNFFVFFFIFFAQDVLFVLQAIGIPGWGFSGWISTLVVLKVNTAVAVLMLLVALFFTGIAVLGIVMLKRIHSLYRRTGASFQKAQQEFAAGVFSNPAVRTAAANAAAGAAENAFRAP